The Rhinopithecus roxellana isolate Shanxi Qingling chromosome 14, ASM756505v1, whole genome shotgun sequence genome includes a window with the following:
- the TMEM177 gene encoding transmembrane protein 177 isoform X2, with product MAGPLWRTAAFVQRHRTGLLVGSCAGLFGVQISYHLFADPVVQWLYQYWAQGQPAPLPPQLQSLFQEVLQDIGVPSGHYHKPFTTFTFQPVSAGFPRLPAGAVVGIPASFLGDLVISTDHPVVIHGQRVDWRSPAGARLRASLTLSHEAQKFALAREVVYLESSTTALQALLAPACLAGTWALGVGAKYTLGLYGGPMNLRAAFNLVAAVAGFVVYAFSKDSLTHALESWLDRRTASLSAAYACGGVEFYEKLLSGNVALRSLLGKEGEKLYTPSGNVIPRHWFRIKHLPYTTRRDSLLQMWRVMLNPGRS from the coding sequence ATGGCAGGTCCCCTGTGGCGGACCGCAGCATTTGTGCAGAGACACAGGACAGGCCTTTTGGTGGGTTCCTGTGCAGGCCTGTTTGGAGTTCAAATCTCGTACCACCTCTTCGCGGATCCCGTGGTCCAATGGCTCTACCAGTACTGGGCTCAGGGCCAGCCAGCCCCGCTCCCTCCACAGCTGCAGAGCCTCTTCCAAGAGGTGCTACAGGACATAGGTGTTCCTTCAGGCCATTACCACAAGCCCTTCACCACCTTCACCTTCCAGCCTGTGAGTGCAGGCTTCCCAAGACTCCCTGCTGGGGCTGTGGTGGGCATCCCTGCCAGTTTCTTGGGGGACCTAGTGATCAGCACTGACCATCCCGTGGTCATACATGGGCAAAGAGTGGACTGGCGGAGCCCAGCAGGAGCCCGGCTGAGAGCTTCCCTGACCCTGTCCCATGAAGCCCAGAAGTTTGCCTTGGCCAGGGAAGTGGTGTACCTGGAAAGCAGTACCACTGCCCTGCAGGCCCTGCTGGCCCCAGCTTGCCTGGCAGGGACCTGGGCACTGGGCGTGGGTGCCAAGTACACCCTGGGGCTCTATGGAGGCCCCATGAATTTACGGGCTGCCTTCAACTTGGTGGCCGCAGTGGCAGGCTTTGTGGTCTACGCCTTCTCCAAGGATTCTCTCACTCATGCCCTGGAGTCCTGGCTGGACCGCCGCACGGCCTCCCTCTCTGCAGCCTATGCCTGCGGTGGAGTGGAGTTCTATGAGAAGCTTCTGTCGGGCAATGTGGCCCTGCGCAGTCTCTTGGGCAAGGAGGGGGAGAAGCTGTATACACCCAGCGGGAACGTCATCCCCAGACACTGGTTTCGCATCAAACATTTACCCTACACCACCCGCCGGGACTCTCTGCTGCAGATGTGGAGGGTGATGCTCAACCCGGGCCGCTCCTGA
- the TMEM177 gene encoding transmembrane protein 177 isoform X1 yields the protein MLCGRLAARTFRRSGRQQRRFSTVTTLMAGPLWRTAAFVQRHRTGLLVGSCAGLFGVQISYHLFADPVVQWLYQYWAQGQPAPLPPQLQSLFQEVLQDIGVPSGHYHKPFTTFTFQPVSAGFPRLPAGAVVGIPASFLGDLVISTDHPVVIHGQRVDWRSPAGARLRASLTLSHEAQKFALAREVVYLESSTTALQALLAPACLAGTWALGVGAKYTLGLYGGPMNLRAAFNLVAAVAGFVVYAFSKDSLTHALESWLDRRTASLSAAYACGGVEFYEKLLSGNVALRSLLGKEGEKLYTPSGNVIPRHWFRIKHLPYTTRRDSLLQMWRVMLNPGRS from the exons ATGCTTTGCGGCCGCCTTGCCGCGCGCACATTTAGGCGTTCCGGGCGGCAGCAGAGGAG ATTTTCCACGGTGACCACACTCATGGCAGGTCCCCTGTGGCGGACCGCAGCATTTGTGCAGAGACACAGGACAGGCCTTTTGGTGGGTTCCTGTGCAGGCCTGTTTGGAGTTCAAATCTCGTACCACCTCTTCGCGGATCCCGTGGTCCAATGGCTCTACCAGTACTGGGCTCAGGGCCAGCCAGCCCCGCTCCCTCCACAGCTGCAGAGCCTCTTCCAAGAGGTGCTACAGGACATAGGTGTTCCTTCAGGCCATTACCACAAGCCCTTCACCACCTTCACCTTCCAGCCTGTGAGTGCAGGCTTCCCAAGACTCCCTGCTGGGGCTGTGGTGGGCATCCCTGCCAGTTTCTTGGGGGACCTAGTGATCAGCACTGACCATCCCGTGGTCATACATGGGCAAAGAGTGGACTGGCGGAGCCCAGCAGGAGCCCGGCTGAGAGCTTCCCTGACCCTGTCCCATGAAGCCCAGAAGTTTGCCTTGGCCAGGGAAGTGGTGTACCTGGAAAGCAGTACCACTGCCCTGCAGGCCCTGCTGGCCCCAGCTTGCCTGGCAGGGACCTGGGCACTGGGCGTGGGTGCCAAGTACACCCTGGGGCTCTATGGAGGCCCCATGAATTTACGGGCTGCCTTCAACTTGGTGGCCGCAGTGGCAGGCTTTGTGGTCTACGCCTTCTCCAAGGATTCTCTCACTCATGCCCTGGAGTCCTGGCTGGACCGCCGCACGGCCTCCCTCTCTGCAGCCTATGCCTGCGGTGGAGTGGAGTTCTATGAGAAGCTTCTGTCGGGCAATGTGGCCCTGCGCAGTCTCTTGGGCAAGGAGGGGGAGAAGCTGTATACACCCAGCGGGAACGTCATCCCCAGACACTGGTTTCGCATCAAACATTTACCCTACACCACCCGCCGGGACTCTCTGCTGCAGATGTGGAGGGTGATGCTCAACCCGGGCCGCTCCTGA